The proteins below are encoded in one region of Sphingobacterium sp. R2:
- the fsa gene encoding fructose-6-phosphate aldolase — protein sequence MKFFIDTANLEQIKEAQDLGVLDGVTTNPSLMAKEGISGDENVINHYKAICAIVDGDVSAEVISTTYEEMIKEGEALAALDNKIVVKVPMIKDGVKAIKYFSKKGIKTNCTLVFTAGQALLAAKAGATYVSPFIGRLDDISTDGLALIEDIRLIYDNYNYPTQILAASVRHSAHILGCAKIGADVMTGPLSAILSLLKHPLTDSGLATFLADHAKAAGK from the coding sequence ATGAAATTTTTTATTGACACAGCGAACCTAGAACAAATCAAAGAAGCTCAAGATTTAGGCGTATTAGACGGTGTAACGACCAATCCAAGTTTAATGGCTAAAGAAGGTATTAGCGGTGATGAAAACGTAATCAACCATTATAAAGCGATCTGTGCGATCGTTGATGGCGACGTAAGTGCAGAAGTTATTTCTACTACTTATGAGGAAATGATCAAAGAAGGAGAAGCGTTGGCGGCTCTTGACAATAAGATTGTTGTTAAAGTTCCTATGATCAAAGATGGCGTAAAAGCAATTAAATATTTCAGCAAAAAGGGTATTAAAACAAATTGTACATTGGTGTTCACAGCGGGTCAGGCGTTATTGGCAGCTAAAGCTGGTGCAACCTATGTATCTCCTTTCATCGGTCGTTTGGATGATATCTCTACAGATGGATTGGCGCTGATTGAAGATATCCGTTTGATCTACGATAACTACAACTATCCAACGCAAATATTAGCGGCTTCTGTACGCCACAGTGCGCACATTCTAGGATGTGCTAAAATTGGCGCTGATGTGATGACAGGTCCGTTGTCGGCGATCCTTTCCCTATTGAAGCATCCATTGACAGATAGCGGTTTGGCTACATTTTTAGCTGATCACGCTAAAGCTGCAGGAAAATAA
- a CDS encoding Fur family transcriptional regulator, whose amino-acid sequence MEDSNTVYPEILKRNSLKVTQPRLKVLEIISRKDSAISQPELEKLLGKDIDRVTLYRVLASFEEKGIIHKIFDLHGTATYAMCSTNCSEHDHHDQHVHFICRVCNSVYCLEDMTLPKVSIPEGFSLEAIAVNALGVCNHCKK is encoded by the coding sequence ATGGAAGATTCCAACACTGTATATCCAGAAATTCTCAAACGAAATAGTTTAAAAGTTACCCAGCCACGTTTGAAGGTACTTGAAATTATCTCCCGTAAAGATTCGGCTATTTCTCAGCCGGAGCTGGAAAAATTACTGGGCAAGGATATTGACCGTGTTACATTATACCGCGTACTGGCCAGTTTTGAAGAGAAAGGGATTATCCATAAAATCTTTGACTTACATGGTACGGCCACATATGCCATGTGTTCGACAAACTGTTCAGAACATGATCACCACGACCAACACGTACATTTTATTTGCCGGGTGTGCAATTCTGTGTACTGTCTGGAAGATATGACTTTACCGAAGGTATCTATACCTGAAGGCTTTAGTCTCGAAGCCATAGCGGTTAATGCGCTTGGTGTGTGCAATCATTGCAAAAAATAA
- the rnr gene encoding ribonuclease R: MKTKKENPYKEVLTQLIVDIFEKSDNKPLNYKQVSSKLNLTDNDSKVAIADILHDNVRNGLFIEVDRGKFNLKQLKVYVTGKVDMTADGSAYVIPDDEFENDIYIAPRKLRQALHGDIVKVHTFEKRKGGRKKEGEVVEILQRAKTDFTGTISISNNFAFFIADDRKMLHDIFIPLDNLNGAKDKEKVVVSIIDWPSGSKNPVGTVKHVLGTKGENNTEMNAILADFGFPLEFPKKVEAEANNISEEISNEEIAKRRDFRNVTTFTIDPADAKDFDDAISFQKLENGNYEIGVHIADVSHFVVPDTELDKEAFSRGTSVYLVDRVIPMLPERLSNGVCSLRPHEDKLCFSAVFELDEKANVHDQWFGRTVIHSDRRFSYEEAQEVIETRSGDFSEEILKLNELAYILRERKFKNGAIAFESEEVKFTLDENGKPTGVYTKVRKDAHKLIEDFMLLANRKVAEFIGKQGRGKNKLTFVYRFHDVPNPETLTTFSQFAARFGHKLTIKTDKETAKSLNALMTKIEGSKEQNMLTSLAVRSMAKAIYTTKKTSHYGLAFDYYTHFTSPIRRYPDVMVHRLLQFYLDGGTKVNAEHYEKMAEHSSQMEKKAAEAERASIKYKQAEYLQDQIGTEYTGIVSGVTEWGMYVEIEENKCEGMVRLRDITDDFYVLDEKNYAIIGQRKKKKFQLGDEVQIRVKKVDLDKRQIDFTLLS; encoded by the coding sequence ATGAAAACAAAAAAAGAAAATCCATATAAAGAGGTCTTGACACAACTGATCGTCGATATTTTCGAAAAATCAGACAACAAGCCGCTCAACTATAAACAAGTGTCTTCTAAATTGAACCTCACAGATAACGACTCTAAAGTCGCTATCGCCGATATTTTACATGATAATGTAAGGAACGGGCTTTTTATTGAAGTAGATAGAGGCAAATTCAATCTGAAGCAACTCAAAGTGTATGTCACAGGGAAGGTAGATATGACCGCCGATGGTTCTGCTTATGTCATTCCTGATGACGAATTTGAAAACGACATTTATATTGCTCCACGTAAGCTGAGGCAGGCGCTACACGGCGATATCGTTAAGGTACATACTTTTGAAAAAAGAAAAGGTGGCCGTAAAAAAGAAGGTGAAGTGGTTGAAATCCTACAAAGGGCAAAGACCGATTTTACGGGAACCATCAGTATCTCCAATAATTTTGCATTTTTTATTGCCGACGATCGCAAGATGTTGCACGACATCTTCATTCCCTTGGATAACCTGAATGGTGCTAAGGATAAAGAAAAAGTAGTGGTTTCGATTATTGACTGGCCCAGCGGGAGCAAAAACCCTGTTGGGACGGTAAAACACGTTTTAGGCACCAAAGGAGAAAACAATACCGAGATGAATGCGATTTTGGCCGACTTTGGTTTTCCATTGGAATTCCCGAAAAAAGTGGAAGCCGAAGCCAATAATATTTCGGAAGAAATAAGCAACGAGGAAATCGCGAAAAGACGTGACTTTAGAAACGTGACGACCTTTACAATTGACCCCGCAGATGCAAAAGATTTCGATGATGCAATTTCATTTCAGAAACTGGAGAATGGCAATTATGAGATTGGTGTTCATATTGCTGATGTTTCCCATTTTGTGGTGCCTGATACAGAATTAGATAAAGAAGCATTCAGTCGCGGCACATCGGTTTATTTGGTAGACCGTGTTATTCCTATGCTTCCAGAGCGCCTTTCCAATGGTGTATGTTCCTTACGTCCACATGAAGATAAGCTGTGTTTTTCAGCCGTTTTCGAACTGGATGAGAAAGCTAATGTACACGATCAATGGTTTGGGCGCACAGTGATTCACTCGGATAGACGGTTTAGCTATGAAGAGGCGCAGGAGGTGATCGAGACGAGATCGGGTGATTTCAGCGAAGAGATTCTGAAATTAAATGAACTCGCTTATATCCTTCGGGAGCGGAAGTTTAAAAATGGTGCAATTGCATTTGAAAGTGAAGAGGTAAAATTCACGTTGGATGAAAATGGCAAACCTACGGGGGTGTACACCAAGGTCCGTAAAGATGCCCACAAACTGATTGAAGATTTTATGTTATTGGCGAATCGTAAGGTTGCTGAGTTTATCGGTAAGCAAGGGCGCGGAAAAAACAAGCTTACGTTTGTCTACCGTTTTCACGATGTGCCTAATCCAGAAACACTCACTACCTTCTCTCAATTTGCTGCACGGTTTGGCCATAAATTGACCATCAAGACTGATAAGGAAACGGCCAAATCTTTGAACGCTTTGATGACTAAAATAGAAGGCAGCAAAGAGCAAAACATGCTGACTTCGCTTGCCGTACGTTCGATGGCCAAGGCGATCTACACAACGAAGAAGACAAGCCACTATGGGTTGGCATTCGATTATTACACCCATTTTACCTCCCCTATCCGTCGTTATCCCGATGTGATGGTACACCGTCTATTACAGTTTTATTTAGATGGCGGCACGAAGGTCAATGCGGAGCATTATGAAAAGATGGCTGAGCATTCTTCGCAAATGGAGAAAAAAGCGGCTGAGGCAGAGCGTGCATCCATCAAATACAAACAAGCAGAATACTTGCAGGATCAGATTGGCACCGAATATACCGGTATTGTATCGGGCGTGACTGAATGGGGTATGTATGTGGAGATCGAAGAGAACAAATGTGAGGGTATGGTACGCTTGCGCGATATTACCGATGACTTTTACGTGCTTGACGAGAAAAACTATGCAATCATTGGACAACGGAAGAAAAAGAAATTCCAGTTGGGTGATGAGGTTCAGATCCGCGTGAAGAAAGTAGATCTGGATAAGAGGCAGATTGATTTTACGTTGTTGAGTTAA
- the rpsL gene encoding 30S ribosomal protein S12 — MPTIQQLVRKGRVALVDKSKSPALDSCPQRRGVCTRVYTTTPKKPNSAMRKVARVRLTNGKEVNAYIPGEGHNLQEHSIVLIRGGRVKDLPGVRYHIIRGALDTSGVAGRNQRRSKYGTKRPKPGQAAAAPAKGKKK; from the coding sequence ATGCCTACTATTCAACAATTAGTTAGAAAAGGTAGAGTAGCTCTGGTTGATAAGAGTAAGTCACCAGCGTTGGACTCATGTCCACAGCGAAGAGGTGTATGTACACGTGTATATACTACTACCCCTAAAAAACCAAACTCAGCAATGCGTAAAGTAGCTCGTGTACGTTTAACAAACGGTAAAGAGGTCAACGCTTACATCCCTGGAGAAGGTCACAACTTACAAGAGCACTCGATCGTTTTGATCCGTGGTGGTCGTGTTAAGGATTTACCAGGTGTGCGTTACCACATCATCCGTGGTGCATTAGATACTTCAGGTGTAGCAGGTCGTAACCAACGTCGTTCAAAATACGGAACTAAGCGTCCTAAACCAGGACAAGCAGCTGCAGCTCCAGCAAAAGGTAAAAAGAAATAA
- the rpsG gene encoding 30S ribosomal protein S7, whose translation MRKSKPKKRIILPDPKFNDVQVTRFVNNMMVDGKKSIAYSIFYDAVELVEQKTQESGLEAWKKALNNVMPAVEVKSRRVGGANFQVPMEVRPDRKIALGMKWLISYARKRGEKTMFEKLAGEIISASKGEGAAVKKKEDTHKMAEANKAFSHFRF comes from the coding sequence ATGAGAAAATCAAAACCGAAAAAGAGAATCATTTTACCTGATCCAAAGTTTAACGACGTTCAGGTAACACGTTTCGTAAACAATATGATGGTAGATGGTAAAAAATCCATCGCTTATTCTATTTTTTACGATGCAGTAGAATTAGTAGAACAAAAAACACAAGAAAGCGGTTTAGAAGCTTGGAAAAAAGCTTTAAACAACGTTATGCCTGCTGTTGAAGTTAAATCACGTCGTGTGGGTGGTGCAAACTTCCAAGTTCCTATGGAGGTTCGTCCAGACCGTAAAATTGCTTTAGGTATGAAATGGTTAATTTCGTACGCTCGCAAACGTGGTGAAAAAACAATGTTCGAGAAATTAGCAGGAGAAATCATTTCAGCTTCTAAAGGTGAAGGTGCTGCTGTTAAGAAGAAAGAAGATACGCACAAAATGGCAGAAGCTAACAAAGCGTTCTCACACTTCAGATTCTAA
- the fusA gene encoding elongation factor G, producing MARDLKFTRNIGIAAHIDAGKTTTTERILYYSGVNHKIGEVHEGASTMDWMEQEAERGITITSAATTVFWNYRNNKYQVNVIDTPGHVDFTVEVNRSLRVLDGLVFLFSAVDGVEPQSETNWRLADGYKVPRIGFVNKMDRSGADFLKVVKQVKDMLGSDAVALQLPIGAEDSFKGVVDLINNRGIVWNEHDKGMTFTEVPIPDDMLEEVAEYREKLLEAVAGYDETLMEKFFEDPDSLTEREILNALRAAVLDNSIVPMVCGSSFKNKGVQTMLDLVMELLPSPLDVEAVKGTNPDTGEEILRKPSVNEPFAALGFKIATDPFVGRLCFIRAYSGKLDAGSYVLNTRSGNKERISRIFQMHANKQNPIPFIEAGDIGAVVGFKDIKTGDTLCDEKAPIVLESMTFPEPVIGLAIEPKTQADVDRLGIGLGKLAEEDPTFVVKTDEETGQTVISGMGELHLEILIDRLKREFKVEVNQGAPQVSYKESINGTTEHREVFKKQSGGRGKFADIKVVISPADEDFDLTKSPLQFVNEIVGGKIPKEFIPSVQKGFETSMKNGVLAGFPLSGMKVRLIDGSFHAVDSDSLSFELAARQAYREGLPKCSPVLMEPIMKIEVLTPEENMGDVMGDLNRRRGQMQGLDSRNGVQVIKALVPLSEMFGYVTQLRTITSGRATSTMEFDHFEEAPRNVAEEVIAKSKGKIKGSVE from the coding sequence ATGGCAAGAGATTTAAAATTCACTAGAAATATCGGTATCGCTGCTCACATCGATGCTGGTAAAACTACAACAACTGAGCGTATCCTTTATTACTCAGGTGTAAACCACAAAATTGGTGAAGTTCACGAAGGTGCTTCAACAATGGACTGGATGGAGCAAGAAGCTGAGCGTGGTATCACGATTACTTCTGCTGCTACAACCGTTTTCTGGAACTACCGTAACAACAAATACCAAGTAAACGTAATCGATACTCCTGGACACGTGGATTTCACGGTTGAGGTAAACCGTTCGTTACGTGTACTAGACGGATTAGTTTTCTTATTCTCTGCGGTTGATGGTGTTGAGCCTCAATCTGAGACTAACTGGAGACTAGCTGATGGATATAAAGTACCCCGTATTGGTTTTGTTAACAAAATGGACCGTTCAGGAGCTGACTTCTTGAAAGTTGTAAAACAAGTTAAAGATATGTTAGGTTCTGATGCAGTTGCTTTGCAATTGCCTATCGGTGCAGAAGATAGTTTTAAAGGTGTAGTTGACTTGATCAACAACCGTGGTATCGTTTGGAATGAGCATGATAAAGGAATGACTTTCACTGAAGTTCCTATTCCTGATGATATGTTGGAAGAAGTTGCTGAATACCGTGAGAAATTATTAGAAGCTGTTGCTGGTTATGATGAGACTTTGATGGAGAAATTCTTCGAAGATCCAGATTCATTGACTGAGCGTGAGATCTTAAATGCATTACGCGCTGCTGTATTGGATAACTCTATCGTTCCTATGGTGTGTGGTTCATCTTTCAAAAACAAAGGTGTTCAAACCATGTTGGATTTGGTGATGGAATTATTGCCTTCTCCTCTTGATGTAGAGGCTGTAAAAGGAACTAACCCTGATACAGGCGAAGAAATATTACGTAAACCATCTGTAAACGAACCATTCGCTGCTTTAGGTTTCAAAATCGCGACTGACCCATTTGTAGGTCGTCTATGTTTTATCCGTGCTTATTCTGGCAAGTTAGATGCAGGTTCTTATGTATTGAACACACGTTCAGGAAACAAAGAGCGTATCTCTCGTATCTTCCAGATGCACGCGAACAAACAAAACCCTATCCCTTTCATTGAGGCAGGTGATATCGGCGCTGTTGTAGGTTTCAAAGACATCAAAACTGGTGATACACTTTGTGACGAAAAAGCTCCTATCGTATTGGAGTCTATGACTTTCCCTGAGCCAGTAATTGGTTTGGCAATTGAGCCTAAAACTCAAGCTGACGTTGATAGATTAGGTATTGGTCTTGGTAAATTGGCTGAAGAGGATCCAACATTCGTTGTAAAAACTGACGAAGAAACTGGTCAAACAGTAATCTCTGGTATGGGTGAGCTTCACTTAGAGATCTTGATCGACCGTTTGAAACGTGAATTTAAAGTTGAGGTTAACCAAGGTGCTCCTCAAGTATCTTACAAAGAGTCTATCAATGGTACTACTGAGCACCGTGAAGTATTCAAAAAACAATCAGGTGGTCGTGGTAAATTCGCGGATATCAAAGTTGTTATCTCTCCAGCGGATGAAGATTTCGATTTAACAAAATCACCTCTTCAATTCGTTAATGAAATCGTAGGTGGTAAAATTCCTAAAGAATTTATCCCTTCAGTTCAAAAAGGATTTGAAACTTCAATGAAAAATGGTGTGTTAGCAGGTTTCCCATTATCAGGAATGAAAGTTCGTTTGATTGATGGTTCATTCCACGCTGTCGATTCAGATTCATTGTCTTTCGAATTAGCTGCTCGTCAAGCATACCGTGAAGGATTGCCTAAATGTTCTCCAGTGTTAATGGAACCAATCATGAAGATTGAGGTTTTAACACCTGAAGAAAACATGGGTGATGTAATGGGTGACTTAAACCGTCGTCGTGGTCAAATGCAAGGTTTGGATTCACGTAATGGTGTACAGGTAATCAAAGCATTGGTTCCACTTTCTGAAATGTTCGGTTACGTAACTCAATTACGTACAATCACTTCAGGTCGTGCAACATCTACAATGGAATTTGATCACTTTGAAGAAGCTCCTCGTAACGTTGCTGAAGAGGTGATTGCAAAATCAAAAGGTAAAATCAAAGGTTCTGTAGAATAA
- the rpsJ gene encoding 30S ribosomal protein S10: MSQRIRIKLKSYDYNLVDKSAEKIVKTVKPTGAVVSGPIPLPTEKKIYTVLRSPHVNKKAREQFQLCAYKRLLDIYSSNAKTVDALMKLELPSGVEVEIKV, translated from the coding sequence ATGAGCCAAAGAATCAGAATTAAATTGAAATCTTACGATTACAATTTGGTTGACAAATCAGCTGAAAAAATCGTAAAAACAGTAAAACCTACAGGTGCAGTTGTTAGTGGTCCTATTCCATTGCCTACTGAGAAAAAAATCTATACGGTATTACGTTCACCACACGTTAACAAAAAAGCACGTGAGCAATTCCAATTGTGTGCTTACAAAAGATTGTTGGATATCTATTCATCAAACGCTAAAACTGTTGACGCATTGATGAAACTTGAATTGCCTTCAGGTGTTGAAGTAGAAATCAAAGTGTGA
- a CDS encoding porin family protein produces the protein MKRKLLSIAAALCFIAGAKAQTSYGFKAGVNFAKLEMSASNVSISTNSTTSFYVTGYADMPLANNFSIQPGVSLQGKGGTFPNEFVLEGGNGDNVKINLMYIEIPVNFVYNIPTGYSGNFFIGAGPYAGIGVHAKAKQGNLSEGSSFSDAGFKTFDAGLNFLGGYKLSNGFLINGGYGLGLTNTAKETFGGASLKNRVFSVGVGYQF, from the coding sequence ATGAAAAGAAAATTACTATCAATCGCTGCGGCATTATGTTTTATTGCCGGCGCAAAAGCACAGACTTCTTATGGTTTCAAGGCAGGTGTTAACTTTGCTAAGCTTGAAATGTCCGCTAGTAATGTCAGCATCTCAACGAATTCTACGACGTCGTTTTATGTTACAGGTTATGCAGATATGCCATTGGCAAATAATTTTAGTATTCAGCCGGGCGTTTCTTTGCAAGGTAAAGGAGGTACTTTTCCTAATGAATTTGTATTGGAAGGTGGTAACGGTGATAATGTGAAAATAAATTTAATGTATATAGAAATTCCCGTAAATTTCGTTTATAATATTCCTACTGGTTATTCTGGGAATTTTTTTATTGGAGCAGGCCCCTATGCCGGAATTGGAGTACATGCAAAAGCTAAACAGGGAAATCTGAGTGAGGGTAGTAGCTTTAGTGATGCTGGTTTTAAGACATTTGATGCTGGTTTAAATTTTCTTGGAGGATACAAGCTTTCAAATGGTTTTTTAATCAATGGTGGCTATGGGTTGGGACTTACGAATACAGCTAAAGAAACCTTTGGTGGAGCATCCTTAAAAAACCGCGTATTCTCAGTAGGCGTCGGTTACCAATTCTAG
- a CDS encoding porin family protein: protein MRKTLLTTLALVVAVGLKAQMSFGFRTAVNFAKEVNYSNYGSSAYPPIKRLHVEAHVELPLSNSFSLQPGLAFQQTGSKISTGSLGNEILMDGWRKIQYFGVPLNLAYYFPQNNFVQFFVGGGPYASIAISGKEKFTGTVDRVKFGVTQNSNEMKKYDAGLNFLAGFKLANGFSVNGGYALGLLDIRTSDISNTYNRIFSIGVGYQI, encoded by the coding sequence ATGAGAAAAACGTTATTGACCACATTAGCACTTGTGGTCGCGGTAGGGCTGAAAGCCCAAATGTCTTTTGGCTTTCGTACAGCTGTCAATTTCGCAAAAGAAGTGAATTATTCAAATTATGGTAGCTCTGCCTATCCGCCCATAAAAAGGTTGCACGTTGAAGCGCATGTAGAGTTACCACTAAGCAATAGTTTCAGTTTGCAACCTGGATTGGCTTTTCAGCAGACAGGAAGCAAAATAAGTACAGGTTCCCTAGGTAATGAAATTTTGATGGATGGATGGCGTAAGATACAGTATTTTGGAGTTCCTTTAAATTTAGCGTATTACTTTCCTCAAAATAATTTTGTCCAATTTTTTGTAGGTGGAGGACCATATGCAAGTATTGCTATCTCAGGTAAAGAAAAGTTTACTGGGACTGTTGATAGAGTCAAATTTGGAGTTACGCAAAATAGCAATGAGATGAAGAAGTATGACGCTGGGTTAAATTTTTTGGCAGGATTTAAATTGGCAAATGGCTTTTCGGTCAATGGTGGGTACGCATTGGGCCTTTTAGATATCAGAACGAGTGATATATCCAATACATACAACCGTATATTTTCCATAGGAGTTGGCTATCAAATCTAG
- a CDS encoding AI-2E family transporter yields MKRFLILPFYVKLACVLISILLLGYLAKIGDTILVPMILGLLFSLLLIPLSNFMERKLRFPRTLAGILSVILFFGVLGYGLFLLASQLTLLKEDFPAFKEQIMDGASKLQSWVSEQFGIRHKEQMEFINKTASKSVDSGTLFLGTALVSLSSMFILFVFTFLYTFFLLIYRGHIVKFLLFVNRVEDRPIVVDVVQQVQYVVKKYLIGLLIQMSLVSLLVFIVLSLIGVKYSLLLALITGVFNVLPYVGIFSSILIISILTFATSSLTHVVLVILALIIVHMIDSNFIVPKIVGSKVKVNSLFAMLSIIIGEMIWGISGMFLAIPILAIVKIVMDRIRELKPWGFLLGEEDSKDEVYNDMYATLHKQLPPLKDINSDIE; encoded by the coding sequence ATGAAAAGATTTCTTATTTTACCATTCTATGTGAAGTTGGCCTGTGTACTTATTAGTATTCTCCTGTTAGGTTATTTAGCAAAGATTGGCGATACGATCCTTGTCCCGATGATCCTGGGATTGCTATTCTCCTTACTTTTGATACCGTTGAGCAATTTCATGGAACGTAAACTACGCTTCCCTCGGACGTTAGCGGGCATTTTAAGTGTAATATTATTTTTCGGAGTTTTGGGGTATGGGCTTTTTCTATTAGCTTCCCAGCTCACACTTCTGAAAGAAGATTTTCCAGCATTTAAAGAGCAGATCATGGATGGTGCGAGCAAACTGCAAAGCTGGGTCAGTGAACAATTTGGCATAAGGCACAAAGAGCAGATGGAATTTATCAATAAGACGGCCTCGAAATCCGTGGATTCTGGTACGCTGTTTTTAGGAACGGCATTGGTTTCACTTTCCTCCATGTTTATATTATTTGTTTTTACTTTCCTTTATACGTTTTTCCTCCTCATCTACAGAGGGCATATCGTGAAGTTTCTGCTATTTGTCAATCGTGTCGAAGACAGGCCCATTGTGGTCGATGTGGTACAGCAGGTACAGTATGTGGTGAAAAAGTATCTTATTGGTTTATTGATTCAGATGAGCTTAGTCTCGCTTTTGGTATTTATTGTTTTGTCATTGATTGGTGTCAAATATAGTTTGCTTTTAGCATTGATTACAGGGGTGTTCAATGTACTTCCCTATGTCGGTATTTTTTCCTCTATACTTATTATTTCCATTCTTACTTTCGCGACATCATCGTTGACCCATGTGGTTTTGGTCATCTTAGCGTTGATTATTGTACACATGATTGATAGCAACTTTATCGTCCCTAAAATCGTGGGTTCAAAAGTTAAAGTAAATTCATTGTTTGCGATGTTGTCTATCATTATTGGTGAGATGATATGGGGTATTTCTGGGATGTTTTTAGCCATTCCTATTTTGGCGATAGTAAAGATTGTGATGGATCGCATTAGAGAGCTTAAGCCCTGGGGATTTTTACTGGGAGAAGAAGATAGTAAAGATGAAGTTTATAACGATATGTATGCAACATTACATAAACAACTTCCACCCTTGAAAGATATTAATAGCGATATAGAATAA
- a CDS encoding porin family protein, which yields MKKLLLSAAILFGSMGAFAQGGLGYGLRAGVNIPKYSMDNGSTKSITGFFVTGYLDAPISPTFSIQPGLSLQNKGGKESIGEGSSENKVTVMSLDIPVNLVAKFPTGASGNFFVGAGPYVGFGLSGKTKQTLAGVTTEDDIKFGSGSGDQMKRTDFGVNFLAGYQLTNGFQINAGYGLGLTNLSPNVGSAKNRVWSVGIGFGL from the coding sequence ATGAAAAAATTATTATTATCTGCGGCAATTTTATTTGGATCAATGGGCGCATTTGCACAAGGAGGATTGGGGTACGGATTACGTGCGGGTGTAAATATTCCTAAATATTCAATGGACAATGGTAGTACAAAATCTATCACAGGATTTTTTGTGACAGGTTATTTGGATGCACCAATTTCACCAACGTTTTCTATCCAGCCCGGATTATCCCTGCAAAATAAAGGTGGAAAAGAATCCATCGGCGAAGGCTCAAGTGAAAATAAAGTAACTGTTATGTCTTTGGATATTCCAGTCAATTTAGTAGCTAAATTTCCTACTGGTGCATCTGGTAATTTCTTTGTAGGTGCAGGACCATATGTTGGTTTTGGATTAAGTGGTAAAACTAAGCAAACTCTTGCCGGTGTTACAACGGAAGATGATATTAAGTTTGGCAGTGGTTCAGGAGACCAAATGAAGCGTACCGATTTTGGTGTGAACTTCTTAGCCGGTTATCAATTAACCAACGGATTTCAGATCAATGCTGGTTATGGTTTAGGTTTGACGAACCTATCACCTAATGTTGGTTCGGCTAAAAACAGAGTTTGGTCCGTTGGTATCGGTTTCGGACTATAA
- a CDS encoding copper homeostasis protein CutC produces MKEKAIGNYQLEICSNSVASAKEAEKGGATRIEFCQNLENGGTTPSFGQLQLVRKLVNIGIHVLIRPRGGDFLYTETEILEMIADIEVCKQLGMDGVVIGMLNADGTVDKVNTLRLVEAARPMHVTFHRAFDRVEDPFRALEDVIDMGIDRILTSGLRNSAFAGVSLLKELVQQANGRIVIMPGAGVDASNIIHILKETGAVAIHSSAKELHVSEMSFKQTQVNGMDEAQWMSSKEKVHQMVDLLKSL; encoded by the coding sequence ATGAAGGAAAAGGCGATTGGGAATTATCAATTAGAAATCTGTTCAAATTCTGTAGCGTCTGCTAAGGAGGCCGAAAAGGGTGGGGCAACCCGCATAGAGTTTTGTCAAAATTTAGAAAACGGGGGAACTACACCTTCGTTTGGACAGCTACAGTTAGTACGAAAATTGGTTAACATTGGTATTCATGTGCTTATCAGACCTCGTGGAGGTGATTTCCTTTATACCGAGACCGAGATTTTGGAAATGATTGCAGATATTGAAGTATGTAAGCAGTTGGGGATGGATGGCGTTGTGATCGGTATGCTGAATGCAGATGGTACGGTCGATAAAGTCAATACCTTGCGGTTGGTTGAAGCTGCACGCCCCATGCACGTTACGTTCCATCGCGCCTTTGATCGCGTAGAAGATCCTTTCCGTGCTTTAGAAGATGTTATTGATATGGGGATAGATCGTATTCTGACATCAGGTTTAAGAAATTCTGCTTTCGCTGGAGTTTCATTACTCAAGGAGTTGGTTCAACAGGCCAATGGCCGTATTGTGATTATGCCGGGGGCGGGGGTCGACGCGTCCAATATTATTCACATTTTAAAAGAAACGGGTGCAGTTGCGATACACAGTTCGGCGAAAGAGTTGCATGTATCAGAGATGAGTTTTAAGCAGACACAGGTTAATGGAATGGATGAAGCACAGTGGATGAGCTCAAAAGAAAAAGTCCACCAAATGGTGGACCTATTAAAAAGCCTTTAA
- a CDS encoding Smr/MutS family protein, which yields MRKPSATVDLHTDAFLDDWEDYSPEELLQESIDFMRSNLDAAIYWEMNEIRFIHGKGKGLLKKMVFEELKEYKDNGSIERYYTSYQNEDIVVVVIGI from the coding sequence ATGCGCAAACCTTCAGCTACTGTTGACTTACATACCGATGCCTTCCTTGATGATTGGGAAGATTATTCACCAGAGGAACTCTTACAGGAATCCATTGATTTTATGCGATCTAATCTAGACGCAGCTATTTATTGGGAAATGAACGAAATAAGGTTTATTCATGGTAAGGGAAAAGGATTGCTTAAAAAAATGGTTTTTGAAGAATTGAAGGAATATAAGGATAATGGGTCTATTGAACGTTATTATACATCCTACCAGAATGAAGATATTGTGGTCGTTGTCATAGGAATTTAA